The following coding sequences are from one Parabacteroides pacaensis window:
- a CDS encoding RagB/SusD family nutrient uptake outer membrane protein, which translates to MKKYILGLFTILTLLAGCEDYLDKQPDDMKTDDMVWGSRTETEGYLANVYAGLPMHNLHQDDPWLGCADECDLSWTVYNTYPINLGNWTTSSGFYNKYATWYKAIRASLVFETNVDRCNELSEDLKKQYKAEVKFLRGYYYWLLLRQYGPVILIKELQSSDADYSSMMRAPYDECVDYICQLMDESEQDLPLHWQDNTNWMGKPNKIICKSVKSLVLTMAASPQWNGNKEYADFKNPDGTPLVNTTYDENKWKKAAAASREVINISEQYPEANLKLYRNDENGDGEFNPYKSCVDVHLKNWNCEVIFARTQGGNTQAWMIHTFPGPKTLGGVGATQRVVDAFLMENGKPIDDPNSGYISTGFATAPGKHWNPNAREIATENGRKQMISDIRKSDAWGHWAGEWNMYANREPRFYASILYNKRIIPSLPDDIEKRNYYNSPGQQDGYARAELYYGGRSRQSGSYTFFSRTGYLVYKNNDPMANMYDRTFPQQYGNVFIRYAQILLNYIEALNEYDPQNPDIRKYWDMIRSRAGIPSAFTATPQIAGNQALQRDYILRERQIELCFEGDRYFTTRRRWVAHTKDEGNAVDNRIFGDGGRMWGMDINAGDANTNNFEFTDFYHTVAFETRVFEKAYYLFPIPESEIEKSKGLVQNPWW; encoded by the coding sequence TAAGCAACCGGACGATATGAAGACGGATGATATGGTTTGGGGATCACGTACCGAAACAGAAGGATACCTGGCGAATGTATATGCCGGCTTACCGATGCACAATCTTCACCAGGACGATCCTTGGTTGGGGTGTGCCGATGAGTGTGACTTGTCATGGACGGTATACAACACTTACCCTATAAATTTAGGGAACTGGACTACATCTTCAGGCTTTTATAATAAATATGCCACTTGGTACAAAGCCATCCGGGCTTCCCTGGTTTTTGAAACGAATGTAGACCGTTGCAATGAATTGAGTGAAGATTTGAAAAAGCAATATAAAGCAGAGGTAAAATTCTTGCGCGGATATTATTACTGGTTATTGTTGCGTCAATACGGCCCTGTGATCCTGATTAAAGAATTACAGTCCAGTGATGCCGATTACAGTTCTATGATGCGTGCACCTTACGATGAGTGTGTGGATTATATTTGCCAGCTTATGGACGAATCGGAACAAGATTTGCCATTGCATTGGCAGGATAATACCAATTGGATGGGAAAGCCGAACAAAATTATCTGTAAATCAGTTAAGTCATTAGTATTGACCATGGCTGCCAGTCCGCAATGGAACGGAAATAAAGAGTATGCAGATTTCAAGAACCCGGACGGTACACCTTTAGTCAACACCACATACGACGAAAATAAATGGAAAAAAGCTGCTGCCGCCTCACGCGAAGTAATCAACATCTCGGAACAATATCCGGAAGCAAATCTGAAACTATACAGAAATGATGAAAATGGCGACGGGGAGTTCAATCCTTACAAATCGTGCGTAGACGTTCATTTAAAAAATTGGAATTGTGAAGTTATTTTTGCCCGTACCCAGGGAGGAAATACGCAGGCATGGATGATCCATACGTTCCCGGGACCTAAAACTTTGGGAGGTGTGGGAGCTACTCAACGGGTGGTGGATGCTTTTCTTATGGAAAACGGCAAACCTATCGATGACCCTAATTCCGGTTACATCTCGACCGGCTTTGCTACCGCTCCGGGGAAACACTGGAATCCGAATGCGCGGGAAATAGCCACGGAAAACGGACGCAAGCAAATGATTTCCGACATACGTAAATCGGATGCCTGGGGCCATTGGGCGGGCGAATGGAATATGTATGCCAACCGGGAGCCTCGTTTTTATGCTTCCATCCTATACAATAAACGGATTATTCCTTCCTTGCCAGACGATATTGAAAAACGAAACTATTACAACTCTCCGGGACAACAAGACGGATATGCGCGCGCGGAATTATACTACGGAGGCCGTTCACGCCAGTCAGGTTCCTACACTTTCTTCTCCCGAACAGGCTACCTGGTATATAAAAATAATGATCCCATGGCTAATATGTACGACCGTACTTTCCCTCAACAATACGGAAATGTGTTTATCCGGTACGCACAAATCTTGCTAAATTACATTGAAGCACTCAACGAATATGATCCTCAAAATCCGGATATCCGCAAGTACTGGGATATGATACGGAGCCGTGCCGGCATTCCCAGCGCTTTTACGGCTACACCTCAGATCGCAGGCAACCAGGCATTACAAAGAGATTATATACTAAGGGAACGCCAGATAGAATTATGTTTCGAGGGTGACCGTTATTTTACTACACGTCGCCGCTGGGTAGCCCATACAAAAGACGAAGGGAATGCCGTGGATAACCGTATATTCGGTGACGGCGGACGTATGTGGGGAATGGATATCAACGCAGGGGATGCCAATACCAACAACTTCGAATTTACCGATTTCTATCACACGGTTGCTTTTGAAACCCGTGTATTCGAAAAGGCTTATTATTTGTTTCCGATACCGGAATCCGAAATAGAAAAAAGTAAAGGATTAGTACAAAATCCCTGGTGGTAA
- a CDS encoding DUF5000 domain-containing lipoprotein — translation MKKIIVLASLWIGTCLSFHSCSEEGMDESIPVNPVMVPIKAVTAQDGDQIATAVISDKTKTIELNLLHARSLSEVKVQLSISKRAKLISPTDTLLTLDLTQPYSIVVNNLVKDLTYTLTASIPEYLQIDPAHYKAYLLGNDSPKLEGDINKLWDGLRMSKPEAYGEVSYGNYYCGTNSTEPSSFTFDIGETVYLYRFRASLYWAYTNVCPKRYELWGYLGDGLPSAGGDWNEWTKLGEIDNTGATAEDFGEGDNLYFEKDSAPKLRYLRVRCLENYRGAGQTNFSLCEVTVWGYNK, via the coding sequence ATGAAAAAGATAATTGTTCTAGCAAGTTTATGGATAGGGACCTGCCTGAGTTTTCACTCTTGTTCCGAAGAGGGAATGGACGAATCGATCCCTGTAAATCCGGTTATGGTTCCCATCAAAGCAGTCACTGCCCAGGATGGAGACCAGATTGCCACGGCCGTTATTTCGGATAAGACAAAAACAATCGAATTAAATTTGTTGCATGCCCGGAGCTTGTCTGAGGTAAAGGTTCAATTAAGTATTTCCAAGAGAGCTAAATTAATCTCTCCGACCGATACGTTGCTGACATTGGATCTTACCCAGCCTTATTCTATTGTAGTAAATAATTTGGTAAAAGACCTCACTTATACGCTTACGGCATCTATTCCGGAATATTTACAAATAGATCCGGCCCATTACAAAGCTTACTTATTAGGAAATGATTCTCCTAAATTGGAAGGGGATATCAATAAGTTGTGGGACGGATTAAGAATGTCGAAACCGGAGGCATATGGTGAAGTAAGTTACGGGAATTATTATTGCGGCACCAACAGTACGGAGCCTTCGTCTTTTACTTTCGATATCGGGGAAACCGTATATCTCTATCGTTTCCGGGCTAGCCTTTACTGGGCTTACACGAATGTCTGCCCGAAACGGTATGAGCTATGGGGATACTTGGGAGATGGCTTACCTTCTGCCGGCGGAGATTGGAACGAATGGACCAAATTAGGGGAAATAGACAACACAGGTGCTACTGCCGAGGATTTTGGGGAGGGAGATAATTTATACTTCGAGAAAGACTCGGCTCCTAAGCTTCGTTACTTACGGGTCCGTTGCTTGGAAAATTACCGGGGAGCCGGTCAAACCAACTTCTCTCTTTGTGAAGTAACGGTATGGGGGTATAATAAATAA
- a CDS encoding DUF4855 domain-containing protein, translated as MKKENFWMASISPFIACVWMMLFGFSDPTFAVKPFAKDMVLIYAGGAHRKVWDKEKFAPYVSMKNEKGKPQWLFDGFLFLEITNGQGRGFASYYEKKGARKQEWTKLIEDYFTPGKIICALNESIGDARRINPKKFSKKKVVIGLPEPIPNQKDWGEAGGKSLDFSKADDRLTACQWFVDYAISKFNEAHLDNLELSGFYWIAEEATNSRDLAHKVGDYVRSKDLNFNWIPYFKSDGFKEWRTLGFDIAYLQPNYFFNEKVPLQRLDDACKLAAENGMCMEMEFDERALKEKGFGYRLEDYMNAFDKHDVFKYLPIAYYQGNTAFYDLFHSNVPEDNQLYLKLANRIAERQKMKKLKGIK; from the coding sequence ATGAAAAAAGAAAATTTTTGGATGGCAAGTATAAGCCCTTTTATTGCCTGCGTGTGGATGATGTTATTTGGTTTCTCCGACCCTACTTTCGCAGTAAAACCTTTTGCTAAAGACATGGTATTAATTTATGCAGGAGGAGCCCACAGGAAAGTATGGGATAAAGAAAAATTTGCTCCTTATGTTTCCATGAAAAACGAAAAAGGGAAACCTCAATGGCTATTTGACGGTTTTTTGTTCCTAGAAATAACAAACGGACAAGGAAGGGGCTTTGCTTCCTACTATGAAAAAAAAGGAGCCCGTAAGCAGGAATGGACTAAGCTCATAGAGGATTATTTTACTCCCGGAAAAATTATTTGTGCATTGAATGAATCTATAGGGGATGCACGCCGGATAAACCCTAAAAAGTTTTCCAAGAAAAAAGTGGTAATCGGTTTGCCGGAGCCTATTCCTAACCAGAAAGATTGGGGAGAAGCGGGTGGCAAGTCATTGGATTTCAGTAAAGCAGACGACCGTTTGACTGCTTGCCAATGGTTTGTGGATTATGCAATCAGCAAGTTTAATGAGGCTCACCTCGATAATCTGGAACTATCCGGTTTTTATTGGATTGCAGAAGAAGCAACAAACAGCCGAGATCTGGCTCATAAGGTAGGGGATTATGTTCGCAGCAAAGATTTAAATTTCAACTGGATTCCTTATTTTAAATCGGATGGTTTTAAAGAATGGAGAACTCTGGGTTTTGATATTGCTTATCTGCAACCCAATTATTTCTTTAATGAAAAAGTTCCGTTGCAACGGCTGGATGATGCTTGTAAGTTAGCTGCTGAAAACGGCATGTGTATGGAAATGGAATTTGACGAGAGAGCTTTGAAAGAAAAAGGTTTCGGTTACCGCTTGGAAGATTATATGAATGCTTTTGATAAACATGACGTTTTTAAATATCTTCCAATTGCTTATTATCAAGGAAATACAGCCTTTTACGACCTGTTTCATTCCAACGTACCGGAAGATAACCAACTTTATTTGAAATTAGCGAACCGCATTGCAGAGAGACAAAAAATGAAAAAATTAAAGGGGATAAAATAA
- a CDS encoding cytidylate kinase-like family protein produces the protein MDDNRMVITIGRQFGSGGHEIGKRLAEYFQIAFYDKELITVASTESGLCPEFFEKADERASHGLSYAFALGFPFFGNISPYNDYLSNDTLFKIQSDTIRKIAAENSCIIVGRCADYILREDPRCVNVFIHSSLEKRIERIVERSQITVEEAKTLIEKTDKSRAGFYNYYSNKTWGAASSYHLSIDFCSLDIEETVNFISRFVCMKLGIEEKPRYY, from the coding sequence ATGGACGATAATAGAATGGTTATCACCATTGGTCGCCAGTTTGGCAGTGGTGGACACGAAATAGGGAAAAGGCTGGCAGAATACTTTCAGATAGCTTTTTATGATAAGGAATTAATAACGGTCGCATCCACAGAAAGCGGGTTGTGCCCGGAGTTCTTTGAAAAAGCAGACGAGCGGGCTTCCCACGGATTATCCTATGCTTTTGCCTTGGGGTTTCCTTTTTTCGGTAATATTTCTCCTTATAACGATTATCTATCCAATGATACATTATTTAAAATCCAATCTGACACGATCCGTAAAATTGCTGCAGAAAATTCTTGTATCATCGTAGGACGCTGTGCTGACTATATTTTGCGCGAAGACCCGCGTTGTGTTAACGTGTTTATTCATAGTTCCTTGGAAAAAAGGATAGAGCGGATCGTAGAACGTAGTCAAATTACAGTAGAAGAAGCCAAAACTTTAATTGAAAAAACTGATAAATCCCGTGCTGGATTCTATAATTATTATTCCAATAAAACTTGGGGCGCGGCATCTTCCTACCATCTTTCTATCGACTTTTGTTCGCTGGATATAGAGGAAACGGTAAATTTCATTAGCCGTTTTGTTTGTATGAAGCTGGGAATAGAGGAGAAGCCGAGATATTATTAA